TGCCGGGCTCGGCTGTGCCCACATCTGCGGGCAATTGCGGCTCATACCCAGGCGCGGTGTCGGTGCGCGCATCTTCCACCGGCGGCACCGTGGTGGTGGTTGAGGCACACCCCACCAGTAACAACATTCCAGAGAGGCCAAGCCAACGCACTACTGCCATAGGGATTTCCACCAATGTTTTAAGGGGTGCTCAAGGTAGCGGCAAGGTGCCTGGCCCGTGGGCGCCTGGCCCTCGGTAAACGGCAACAGGCGTGCGCCTTCGCAGTTTTCGCCCGAGGCCTGCCCCGTGCGGCTATCTACCCAGTGTAGTTTCACGCCCGGCGGCGCCGGTGCATCCAGGCCGCGGGTATTTAAGCCAGCCATTATACGTGACCAGATAGGCAGCGCACCGGTGGCGCCGGTGAGGGGTGTGGTGCCGTTATCGTCGCGCCCCACCCAGGTCACCGCCAGGTGCTCGCCACTGAAGCCTGCAAACCAGCTGTCGCGCTGATCGTTGGTGGTGCCGGTTTTGCCAGCCACATCCAGAGATTCGGGCAGATAGCGGTAGGCCCCTTTACCTGTGCCTTCGCGCATCACCGCGCGCAGGCCATATTGCAATTGATACACGGCCGCCGCAGGCAGGCGCGCCTCAACCGCCAAGGGGTAGCGGTTGAGTGGCTGCCCCTCTTTGGTAGTCACTGCGGCAATGGCGCGCAGGGGTGAGTAGAAGCCATCGGCGGCAAGGGTGTGGTAGCGCTCGGCAACTTCTATAGGTGCCATGCCCACCGCACCCAGCAACATGGCGGGCACCATAGGTACCTCGCTCTCGGCGCCCAATTGATTAAGGGTATTGGCCACATTGCGCAGGCCCAGCTGCATACCCAAACGCGCAGCCGCCTGGTTGTAAGATTTTGCCAGCGCCTCAAACAAGGGCACCTGGCCGTGGCTTTCGCGGCCGTAATTTTGCGGTGCCCACTCGCCATCTGGGCCAGCTACGCGCACGGGCTCATCGCTTATCAGGGTGGCAAGCTGGTAGTGCGCAGGCTGCATAAGCGCCGTTAGATACACCGCCGGTTTTACCAGCGAACCTATTTGCCGGCGGGCATCCAGCGCGCGGTTAAAGCCTGCCACCGAGGGGTTGCGATCGCCCGCCAGTGCCAGCACCTCACCGCTGCCCACGCGCACCACAAGTGCTGCGCCCTGCAGGCTGCCCTTATCGAGCTTATACCCGGCTTCGGTACTGGCCAGCTGGCCGCTCAGGGTTTGCTCAACGTGTGCCTGCATTTGCAGATCGAGGGTGGTGAAAATATTGAGGCCTTCAGATTGCAGGTCTGCGGCTTGGTAATCGCGGGTGAGCTGGCGCTTAACCAAATCAATAAAGTTGGCGTAGCGGGTAACCGGTTCGCTGTTTTGCGCGGCAATGCGCAGCGGCCGCTGACGGTATTGGTGGTATTGGGGCTCGGTTATAAGCTTGGCATCGCGCATAACCCCCAGCACCAAATCACGCCGGCCCTTGGCGCGCGCAGGCGAGCGCCAGGGGTTGTAGTAAGAGGCACCTTTAACCAAGCCCACCAGCAGCGCCACCTGATCGGGCGAAAGTTCATTGAGCGGGCGCCTGAAATAGTGCTGTGAGGCCAGCGCAAAACCGTGAATGGATTTCGCCCCCTGCTGGCCCAAATACACTTCATTGAGGTAGGTTTCCAGAATTTCGGCCTTGGAGTAATGCACCTCAAGCAACACCGCCATCACCGCCTCTAACCCCTTGCGGGTAAGGCTGCGCTCGGCTGTGAGGTAGAAGTTTTTTACCAGCTGCTGGGTGAGCGTGCTGCCGCCCTGGGTCACGCCACCGGCGCGCACATTGGCCATAAAGGCCCGTGCAATGCCCCGCAAAGACACGCCATGGTGCTCTAGAAAATGCCGGTCTTCCACCGCCAATAGGGTTTCGCCAAGCAAAGGCGGAATATCTGCCAGGCGCACTAACTGCCTGTCTTCCAGGTGCGCGGGGTAGATGCCGCCAATTTGCTCTGGCTCCAGGCGCAGGAAATCTGCATCGCCCGTACCGGGCACGAGCCGTTTAACCACGCCATCACGCAGCTCCATTTGCCATTGTGTGGCCGGGCTTGCGCCATCCCAAAACTGAAAACCGCGGGTGGCAATGGCGTATCGCAGGGCAGCCCCCACACGCTCGCGGCTGAACTGGCCAGGGCCAGACAACTGCATTACCGGCTGGTAGCCCAAGCGTTTTAGCTGCGCCTCCAAGCGCTCTTGAGTGACGGCACTGCCCTGGTAGAGCGCCATCGGCTCTGCGTACACCCTGGCCGGCAGCGCCCACTTTTTACCATCGAACTTGGCGCGCACCTGGTAGTCTATTACCACCAACCCCACCAAGCCCAAAAGGCTTGCAAGCAGCACCAGGCGCACAAACCAGGCTCGCCAGCTAAGGCGGCCCTTGTGCGCGGGTTTACGGGTTCGTTTTTTGGAAGTTGCAGTACGTTTGGCCATGGCGCGCTAGTGTAGCCAGCTGCCCGTAAACTACAACTGCCACATCATCCGGCCTGCGCGAACGGGGGCTTTTAAACACACCTAAAATTAAGTGCAATTTAAGTGTGCCGTTCAGTTGCCCGGGGCCTGCCCCTTCCCTAGAGTAATTCTGGTCACACAAGCTACGCTTGTACCCAATGCACACAACCCGAATAAGCCCGCACCCATGAATATCGACAATGTACATGCTCAAAACACATTAACCGGCACGGCCGCGGAATTGGAGCGGCGCCTTAAAACCCAATACGTAGATCTCGCTCAAGAACGCCTGGGCGGCGAAACCTTAAGCACAAGCGACGACTTTTTTGCCGAAATGGAAAACCTGCTAAAGCCCGGGCGCGGTATTTTTATTGAAGATAAGTACACCGAGCGCGGCAAGTGGATGGACGGCTGGGAAAGCCGGCGCAGCTACGGGCGCGACAACGGCCGCGAGTTCGATTGGTGCGTGATCAAACTCGGTTGTGCCGGCGTAATAAAAGGCATAGATGTAGACACCAACTACTTTCGCGGCAACGCCCCGCAAGCGGTATCCATTGAGGCCTGTTACAGCGTCACCGAGCCCACGGCAACTACCCAATGGCACACACTGCTGGATAAGCACGAGGTGGCCCCGCACGCCCAAAATCTTTTTGCCATTGAAAGCCCAGACACCTGGACCCATGTGCGCCTGAACATTTTCCCAGACGGCGGTGTAGCGCGCCTGCGGGTGTATGGTGATGTGAGCCTTGACTGGTCGCAGTTTCTACCGGGCGAGCCCATAGATTTGGCAGCCATTCAAAACGGCGCCAAGGCGCTGCTGGTGAGTGACATGTTTTTCAGCGATAAAAATAACCTGATAATGCCAGGGCGTGGTAAAAACATGGGCGATGGCTGGGAAACAAAGCGCCGACGCGACCACGGGCCCGATTGGTCGATTGTGAAACTCGCCTGCCCAGGCCGGGTGCAAAAGCTGATCATCGACACCTGCCACTTCAAAGGCAACTACCCAGACACCTGCACCCTGGAAGGCATTAACACCCAAAGCGACGACTTCACAGGCGAAGGCCAACAGGGCTGGCAAACCCTGCTGCCCAAAACCAAACTCTACCCACACCGCGAACACCTGTTTATAGAAGAACTGCAACACACAGACACAGCATTCACCCATGTGCGCCTGTCCATTTACCCCGACGGCGGCATCTCGCGCATGCGCGTGATTGGCCAACCGGCAAAGGCCTAGGCACCATGCTTACCCTTAATCCACAACAGCTAACCACAAAAGCCTTCGCCCCCTTTGGCGATGTGATTGAAGCCGGCCCCGGCGCCACACAGTTCACCATTAACGATGGCTACACCCAGCGCTTTCACGATCTGGCCAACATTGATGTGGCCGAACAAAACGGCCGCCCACTGGTGAGTATTTTTCGAAGCCAGCCCCTGCCCTTGCCACTCCAACTGAACAAACTGGAGCGCCACCCGCTGGCAAGCCAAGCGTTTATGCCCCTGTCAGGCGAACCCTATTTGGTGGTGGTGGCACCGGCAGGCGATTTGGACCCAAAGGCGATCAAAGCCTTCATTGCCGAACCCCACCAAGGGGTGAACTATCACCGCGGCACTTGGCACCACTTTTGTTTAGCGCTTCACAAGCCCTGTGATTTTTTGGTGATTGATCGAGGCGGAGATGGAGACAATTGTGATGAGGCAGAGTTAACTGGCGGGGTTTCGATTGCGCTGGGTTAGCCGGTTTTGATTTGGAACATATGGGCGTTAATGCGGGTTTAGATGTCTTGATGCTTATCTGACCCCAGCTATCTCCAAACAAAAAAGCCACCCAATGGGTGGCTTTTTTGTTACTAGATGGTGGGCCTTCCGGGACTCGAACCCAGGACCTGCCGATTATGAGTCGGATGCTCTAACCAACTGAGCTAAAGGCCCAAAAACTTGGCCTTTTACATTGTGCCTGCGTCGCGTGCTCGATTCGGGCGGTCACATACTTTATGTATGCTCCCTTCCTCATCTCCGCGGCTCCTAAGCACAACGCAAAATTCCGGCGTTTTTGCTTGCAGATTTTTGCATTGTCGGTACCCGCGCTCGGCGCAGTCAGTCACATACTTTATGTATGCTCCTTCCATTACCTGCGCGGCTCTTGGCCTGCCAACAAAAACTCTGCGTTTTGCTCACCGATTTTTAACGCCGTGGTGACGGCGCCTGTGATCCTAATCCTTTGAGCGACTTGGAAAAACAGAGGCGCATTATAATGCGCCTCTTGGGTCATGCAATAGTAAATATTACTCGTCCAGGAAGCTGCGCAAATGATCGGAGCGCGAGGGGTGGCGCAATTTTCGCAGGGCCTTGGCTTCAATCTGGCGAATACGCTCACGGGTTACATCGAACTGCTTGCCCACTTCTTCAAGGGTGTGGTCGGTATTCATATCAATACCAAAGCGCATGCGCAGTACTTTTGCTTCGCGGGCAGTAAGGCCGGATAACACATCGCGGGTGGCCTCTATCAGGCCTTCAACGGTGGCGGAATCCACGGGTGAGGTGATGGTGTTATCTTCAATGAAATCGCCCAGGTGCGAATCTTCGTCATCGCCGATGGGGGTTTCCATTGAAATAGGCTCTTTGGCGATTTTCAGCACCTTGCGCACTTTATCTTCCGGCATGTCCATGCGCTCGCCCAGTTCTTCAGGCGTGGGCTCGCGTCCCATTTCCTGTAGCATCTGGCGGCTCACACGATTGAGCTTGTTGATGGTCTCTATCATGTGCACCGGAATACGAATGGTGCGCGCCTGATCGGCAATGGAGCGGGTAATGGCCTGGCGAATCCACCAGGTGGCATAGGTGGAGAACTTGTAACCGCGGCGGTATTCAAATTTATCAACCGCTTTCATCAAACCGATGTTGCCTTCCTGAATGAGATCGAGGAACTGCAAACCGCGGTTGGTGTATTTTTTCGCAATAGAAATTACCAAGCGCAGGTTGGCCTCAACCATTTCTTTCTTGGCGCGGCGGGCACGGGCTTCGCCGATCGACATGCGACGGTTAATTTCTTTGATAGAGGCCAAATCCAGATCGGCTTCCTGCTCGATTTGCTGGAGCTTGCGCTGGCTGCGCACAATTTCAGGCTCTATAGCCTTGAGCGCTTCGGCATAGTCGCGCTTTTTGGCGATGATATCGGCCACCCAGGAATCGTTGGTTTCCTGGCCGGGGAACTCTTTGATAAAGGTTTTGCGTGGCATGCCGGCGGTGCGCACGCACAGGCTCATGATGGCGCGCTCTTCGGCACGCACGCGATCCAACATGCCGCGCACGCGGGTGTAGAGCGGATCAAACTGGCGCGGAGGCAGCTTGAAGAATTTGAAAATGTCGCCCACTTCATTGATGAGCTTATCGGTGGTTTTGTGGCTACGGCCGTTTTTGGCCACCGCTTTTTCGTATTTGATAAGCGCCGCACGCAGGGCTTCAAAACGCTCGCGCGCCTCTTCCGGGTCTACGCCGCCATCGTTGCTGTCGTCATCGGATGATGAGTCGTCGTCATCGTCGTCATCGTCTTCGTTTTCAGCGGCTGCATTGGCGGCATCTTCACGCATCTGCGCCTGCTCGGCGGCGGTGGGCACTTCGTCGGCAGGGTCTAACCAGCCGGCGATCACATCCACCATGCGGCGCTCTTCTTTGGCGATGAGGTCGTATTCGTCAATCAACTGCTTAACCGCGCCCGGCCAGTAGGCCAGCGAGTGCATCAGTTCGCGAATGCCCTCTTCAATGCGCTTGGCGATGGCAATTTCGCCTTCACGGGTTAACAGCTCAACGGTGCCCATTTCACGCATGTACATGCGCACGGGGTCGGTAGTGCGGCCCGCCTCGGTTTCTACGGCGGCAAGCGCTGCGGCAGCTTCAGCCGCGGCAATCTCATCGGCGGCGTTGTCGCCATCGGTCATCAACAGGGTATCTGCATCGGGTGCGGTTTCGAACACCTTGATACCCATGTCGTTGATCATCTGGATGATGTCTTCAACCTGATCCGGATCAGAAATATCCTCTGGTAAGTGGTCATTCACTTCGGAATAGGTGAGGTAACCCTGTTCCTTACCGCGAGCAATCAACTCTTTAATTCGTGATTGCTGCTGCTTGCCAATATCAACCATTCTGAACCCTGTGTATTACCAGATGAGGTGGGGGGACGCAAAAGCCGCGCATTATAACGCTATATGGGGCCAAACGGCCAGATTCCAACCGCGCAGGCGGCCCGTAAATCAGGCTTTTTTCGCCAGTATTTCGCGCAATTGCTCACGTTCTTCGGCGCTGAGTGCCTTAATGCCCTGCTGCTTGGCCTTTTCGATCAGCGGCAGGCTCTCTTGTTGGGCCAGCCGCTCGCGCAGCGCTTTAAAAATATCGCTCAATTCCTGCGCTCTCAGCAGCGGGGTTTGATCGTCTGCCGCCACGCTGGTGAACAGGTGCATGCCCGCCAGCTGGCCCAGGCGCGCCTCGGCCTCGGGGCCGTGGGTGCCACGCCAATGGCCCAATACCTGGCCGATAGACACCGACGGACGCGCCGCCAGAAAATTCACCAACTCCTGCAACAACGGCAGGTCGGGATCATTGAGCGCCGCCAGGGCAGCAAGTTCCTCTGCCGCCTGGGCAACCAGCTCAGTGTGGTAGAGCAATAGCGCCGCCGCCAGCCGGGCGGGGGTAAAACCCACGGTTTTTGCCGAGCGCTGCGCAAACAACTGCGGCTGACGAGGGCGCGCACCTTCGGCGGCGCTGAACCCGTCGTCGTAGCCCGGCGGCGGGCTGTTGTCATCGCCACCCGGGTAGGCATCGTATTCGGCGGGCACATAATCGTCGTAGCCGGGCGGGCCATCGGCAGGCGGTGCGTCTGGAGCGTATTCGTAACCCGCCACGGGCGCGGCCTCGGCGGGCGCACTGGGCGCGGCGGGTGGGCGCTCGGGCGCGGGTTCCGGCGGGCGTTCGGCCAACTCCATGAGCATGGCGCGATCAAGGCCCGTGCGCTTGGCCAACTGCTGAAACATCAACTCGCGGTAAACGCCTTTGGGCAGCTGGTAAATCAAGGGCGCAGCCAATTTGCTCAGGCGCGCACGGTGTTCCAGCCGCTTTAAATCCAAACCGTCAGATACCGCATCAAAGAGGTAATCTTCCAGCGAGATGGCCCGCTCATTGATGAGCGTTTC
This genomic stretch from Simiduia sp. 21SJ11W-1 harbors:
- the alc gene encoding allantoicase, coding for MNIDNVHAQNTLTGTAAELERRLKTQYVDLAQERLGGETLSTSDDFFAEMENLLKPGRGIFIEDKYTERGKWMDGWESRRSYGRDNGREFDWCVIKLGCAGVIKGIDVDTNYFRGNAPQAVSIEACYSVTEPTATTQWHTLLDKHEVAPHAQNLFAIESPDTWTHVRLNIFPDGGVARLRVYGDVSLDWSQFLPGEPIDLAAIQNGAKALLVSDMFFSDKNNLIMPGRGKNMGDGWETKRRRDHGPDWSIVKLACPGRVQKLIIDTCHFKGNYPDTCTLEGINTQSDDFTGEGQQGWQTLLPKTKLYPHREHLFIEELQHTDTAFTHVRLSIYPDGGISRMRVIGQPAKA
- a CDS encoding ureidoglycolate lyase, whose product is MLTLNPQQLTTKAFAPFGDVIEAGPGATQFTINDGYTQRFHDLANIDVAEQNGRPLVSIFRSQPLPLPLQLNKLERHPLASQAFMPLSGEPYLVVVAPAGDLDPKAIKAFIAEPHQGVNYHRGTWHHFCLALHKPCDFLVIDRGGDGDNCDEAELTGGVSIALG
- the mrcB gene encoding penicillin-binding protein 1B is translated as MAKRTATSKKRTRKPAHKGRLSWRAWFVRLVLLASLLGLVGLVVIDYQVRAKFDGKKWALPARVYAEPMALYQGSAVTQERLEAQLKRLGYQPVMQLSGPGQFSRERVGAALRYAIATRGFQFWDGASPATQWQMELRDGVVKRLVPGTGDADFLRLEPEQIGGIYPAHLEDRQLVRLADIPPLLGETLLAVEDRHFLEHHGVSLRGIARAFMANVRAGGVTQGGSTLTQQLVKNFYLTAERSLTRKGLEAVMAVLLEVHYSKAEILETYLNEVYLGQQGAKSIHGFALASQHYFRRPLNELSPDQVALLVGLVKGASYYNPWRSPARAKGRRDLVLGVMRDAKLITEPQYHQYRQRPLRIAAQNSEPVTRYANFIDLVKRQLTRDYQAADLQSEGLNIFTTLDLQMQAHVEQTLSGQLASTEAGYKLDKGSLQGAALVVRVGSGEVLALAGDRNPSVAGFNRALDARRQIGSLVKPAVYLTALMQPAHYQLATLISDEPVRVAGPDGEWAPQNYGRESHGQVPLFEALAKSYNQAAARLGMQLGLRNVANTLNQLGAESEVPMVPAMLLGAVGMAPIEVAERYHTLAADGFYSPLRAIAAVTTKEGQPLNRYPLAVEARLPAAAVYQLQYGLRAVMREGTGKGAYRYLPESLDVAGKTGTTNDQRDSWFAGFSGEHLAVTWVGRDDNGTTPLTGATGALPIWSRIMAGLNTRGLDAPAPPGVKLHWVDSRTGQASGENCEGARLLPFTEGQAPTGQAPCRYLEHPLKHWWKSLWQ
- the rpoD gene encoding RNA polymerase sigma factor RpoD — encoded protein: MVDIGKQQQSRIKELIARGKEQGYLTYSEVNDHLPEDISDPDQVEDIIQMINDMGIKVFETAPDADTLLMTDGDNAADEIAAAEAAAALAAVETEAGRTTDPVRMYMREMGTVELLTREGEIAIAKRIEEGIRELMHSLAYWPGAVKQLIDEYDLIAKEERRMVDVIAGWLDPADEVPTAAEQAQMREDAANAAAENEDDDDDDDDSSSDDDSNDGGVDPEEARERFEALRAALIKYEKAVAKNGRSHKTTDKLINEVGDIFKFFKLPPRQFDPLYTRVRGMLDRVRAEERAIMSLCVRTAGMPRKTFIKEFPGQETNDSWVADIIAKKRDYAEALKAIEPEIVRSQRKLQQIEQEADLDLASIKEINRRMSIGEARARRAKKEMVEANLRLVISIAKKYTNRGLQFLDLIQEGNIGLMKAVDKFEYRRGYKFSTYATWWIRQAITRSIADQARTIRIPVHMIETINKLNRVSRQMLQEMGREPTPEELGERMDMPEDKVRKVLKIAKEPISMETPIGDDEDSHLGDFIEDNTITSPVDSATVEGLIEATRDVLSGLTAREAKVLRMRFGIDMNTDHTLEEVGKQFDVTRERIRQIEAKALRKLRHPSRSDHLRSFLDE